One Hermetia illucens chromosome 4, iHerIll2.2.curated.20191125, whole genome shotgun sequence DNA segment encodes these proteins:
- the LOC119653768 gene encoding REST corepressor 2 isoform X1, whose amino-acid sequence MVLAERNPEIMRNGRRSRGPSPNGHGGTPDSSSEDDSSIKKNGSKSKKQSEYEEKIRVGRDYQAVCPELIPPPERKIENLNDRALLVWSPTKDIPDNKLEEYISVAKEKYGYNGEQALGMLFWHKHDLERAVMDLANFTPFPDEWTVEDKVLFEQAFQFHGKSFHRIRQMLPDKSIASLVKYYYSWKKTRHRQSVMDRQEKAKAKDGSENGSENGSNEESDGEEKDPSLVASQDLKLNSEIGGANNKSKTLNVSATSRRQPTLQQSGVASTATNSNTQATSSTAGCCSGCGVPCNMVNNTPHGRLCNSCFHHWRRTGTKRPTTGPYFGKRFRDRNAERYKRKPPRGMHINHDDIVALAGSSNNQDELLSNMDREIVALLSQVQQNKQVVSSLKRKNSDSIEELRPQENASKINPRWSNDELLLAVQGVKKFGKDFQAIAEIIGTKTEAQVRTFFVNYRRRYNLDSVLKEYEAEKDLQQKAAQNSNSNNDAANLSSNRLQAEGVIMEIDLDSDATEISNKKILEVDTLDTAKAVDK is encoded by the exons ATGGTTTTGGCCGAAAGGAATCCGGAAATAATGCGGAACGGTCGTAGGTCACGGGGACCAAGTCCCAACGGTCACGGAGGCACCCCTGATTCCAGCTCCGAGGACGATAGTT CAATCAAGAAAAACGGGTCAAAATCGAAGAAGCAAAGCGAGTACGAAG AGAAAATTCGCGTCGGAAGAGACTACCAAGCCGTTTGCCCAGAGTTGATCCCGCCTCCCGAGAGGAAGATCGAAAATTTGAACGACAGAGCTCTTTTGGTCTGGTCACCAACCAAGGACATTCCGGATAACAAAC TGGAGGAGTACATTTCAGTGGCGAAGGAGAAGTACGGCTACAATGGCGAGCAAGCCTTGGGGATGCTGTTCTGGCACAAGCACGACCTGGAGCGCGCCGTCATGGATCTGGCCAACTTCACGCCCTTCCCGGACGAGTGGACGGTGGAGGACAAAGTGCTATTCGAGCAGGCATTCCAGTTCCACGGCAAAAGTTTCCACCGCATCCGACAAATG CTGCCCGACAAATCAATCGCCAGTTTGGTGAAATATTACTACTCCTGGAAGAAGACCCGCCACCGACAGAGCGTAATGGACAGACAGGAGAAGGCTAAGGCAAAGGACGGGTCGGAGAATGGCAGTGAAAATGGAAGTAACGAAGAATCAGATGGTGAAGAAAAG GATCCCTCGCTGGTTGCTTCTCAAGACTTGAAATTGAACAGTGAAATTGGCGGAGCAAATAACAAAAGTAAAACGCTTAATGTATCGGCAACGAGTAGAAGGCAACCAACGCTGCAACAATCGGGTGTCGCTAGTACTGCAACCAACTCGAACACACAGGCAACTTCCTCAACGGCAGGTTGTTGTAGTGGGTGCGGTGTTCCTTGCAATATGGTAAATAATACGCCACACGGGAGACTATGTAATAGTTGCTTTCACCACTGGAG GCGAACAGGAACTAAACGGCCAACAACGGGACCGTATTTTGGTAAACGGTTTCGCGATCGAAATGCTGAGCGCTATAAACGGAAACCGCCACGTGGCATGCATATAAATCATGACGATATCGTTGCTCTAGCGGGTTCAAGTAACAATCAAGATGAACTTCTGTCTAATATGGATAGGGAAATTGTTGCGTTACTAAGTCAA GTTCAGCAAAATAAACAGGTTGTAAGCTCTTTGAAACGGAAAAACTCGGACAGTATAGAAGAGCTACGCCCACAAGAAAATGCTAGCAAAATAAACCCGCGCTGGAGCAACGATGAGTTACTTTTAGCTGTTCAAGGTGTAAAGAAATTTGGAAAAGATTTTCAG GCGATTGCCGAAATCATTGGTACCAAAACTGAAGCACAAGTTAGGACGTTCTTTGTCAATTACCGTAGACGGTACAATTTAGATAGCGTACTTAAAGAATATGAAGCTGAAAAGGATCTACAACAGAAGGCAGCGCAAAATTCAAACTCTAATAATGATGCAGCGAATTTATCTTCGAATCGATTGCAAGCTGAAGGCGTTATAATGGAG ATCGATCTGGACAGCGACGCTACTGaaatttccaacaaaaaaattttggaagTGGACACACTGGACACAGCAAAAGCAGTGGATAAATAA
- the LOC119653768 gene encoding REST corepressor 2 isoform X2, whose amino-acid sequence MVLAERNPEIMRNGRRSRGPSPNGHGGTPDSSSEDDSSIKKNGSKSKKQSEYEEKIRVGRDYQAVCPELIPPPERKIENLNDRALLVWSPTKDIPDNKLEEYISVAKEKYGYNGEQALGMLFWHKHDLERAVMDLANFTPFPDEWTVEDKVLFEQAFQFHGKSFHRIRQMLPDKSIASLVKYYYSWKKTRHRQSVMDRQEKAKAKDGSENGSENGSNEESDGEEKDPSLVASQDLKLNSEIGGANNKSKTLNVSATSRRQPTLQQSGVASTATNSNTQATSSTAGCCSGCGVPCNMVNNTPHGRLCNSCFHHWRRTGTKRPTTGPYFGKRFRDRNAERYKRKPPRGMHINHDDIVALAGSSNNQDELLSNMDREIVALLSQVQQNKQVVSSLKRKNSDSIEELRPQENASKINPRWSNDELLLAVQGVKKFGKDFQAIAEIIGTKTEAQVRTFFVNYRRRYNLDSVLKEYEAEKDLQQKAAQNSNSNNDAANLSSNRLQAEGVIMEVY is encoded by the exons ATGGTTTTGGCCGAAAGGAATCCGGAAATAATGCGGAACGGTCGTAGGTCACGGGGACCAAGTCCCAACGGTCACGGAGGCACCCCTGATTCCAGCTCCGAGGACGATAGTT CAATCAAGAAAAACGGGTCAAAATCGAAGAAGCAAAGCGAGTACGAAG AGAAAATTCGCGTCGGAAGAGACTACCAAGCCGTTTGCCCAGAGTTGATCCCGCCTCCCGAGAGGAAGATCGAAAATTTGAACGACAGAGCTCTTTTGGTCTGGTCACCAACCAAGGACATTCCGGATAACAAAC TGGAGGAGTACATTTCAGTGGCGAAGGAGAAGTACGGCTACAATGGCGAGCAAGCCTTGGGGATGCTGTTCTGGCACAAGCACGACCTGGAGCGCGCCGTCATGGATCTGGCCAACTTCACGCCCTTCCCGGACGAGTGGACGGTGGAGGACAAAGTGCTATTCGAGCAGGCATTCCAGTTCCACGGCAAAAGTTTCCACCGCATCCGACAAATG CTGCCCGACAAATCAATCGCCAGTTTGGTGAAATATTACTACTCCTGGAAGAAGACCCGCCACCGACAGAGCGTAATGGACAGACAGGAGAAGGCTAAGGCAAAGGACGGGTCGGAGAATGGCAGTGAAAATGGAAGTAACGAAGAATCAGATGGTGAAGAAAAG GATCCCTCGCTGGTTGCTTCTCAAGACTTGAAATTGAACAGTGAAATTGGCGGAGCAAATAACAAAAGTAAAACGCTTAATGTATCGGCAACGAGTAGAAGGCAACCAACGCTGCAACAATCGGGTGTCGCTAGTACTGCAACCAACTCGAACACACAGGCAACTTCCTCAACGGCAGGTTGTTGTAGTGGGTGCGGTGTTCCTTGCAATATGGTAAATAATACGCCACACGGGAGACTATGTAATAGTTGCTTTCACCACTGGAG GCGAACAGGAACTAAACGGCCAACAACGGGACCGTATTTTGGTAAACGGTTTCGCGATCGAAATGCTGAGCGCTATAAACGGAAACCGCCACGTGGCATGCATATAAATCATGACGATATCGTTGCTCTAGCGGGTTCAAGTAACAATCAAGATGAACTTCTGTCTAATATGGATAGGGAAATTGTTGCGTTACTAAGTCAA GTTCAGCAAAATAAACAGGTTGTAAGCTCTTTGAAACGGAAAAACTCGGACAGTATAGAAGAGCTACGCCCACAAGAAAATGCTAGCAAAATAAACCCGCGCTGGAGCAACGATGAGTTACTTTTAGCTGTTCAAGGTGTAAAGAAATTTGGAAAAGATTTTCAG GCGATTGCCGAAATCATTGGTACCAAAACTGAAGCACAAGTTAGGACGTTCTTTGTCAATTACCGTAGACGGTACAATTTAGATAGCGTACTTAAAGAATATGAAGCTGAAAAGGATCTACAACAGAAGGCAGCGCAAAATTCAAACTCTAATAATGATGCAGCGAATTTATCTTCGAATCGATTGCAAGCTGAAGGCGTTATAATGGAG